Below is a genomic region from Persicimonas caeni.
CGTTACCGATTCCATAGGAGGCCGCCGCGCTCAACATGGCGCCGATCAGTCCGTAGAGCGAGCCCCACAACGCCCCGAAGATAAAGCCCATCGCCAGGATGAGAACACTGGTGGGAAAGGCGAGCACGCTGAGCGCGACGAAGGTGAGGATCGCGAGCGGCACGGACCACCACGATTGCGAGATGGGCTCGACCATCATCGCCAAGTTGCGCGGGCTGGCCCACTCGCCGAGCGGGGTCCAGTGCCACAACGCAGCAAGCACGACGAGCACGGCCAGCAGCCCGACCAGCCCGGCGTAGTTGATGCTCGTGCGTTTTTCATGAGCCGGCAACAGCCGCTTGGCGACTTGTTCGGCGTGCCACGGCGTCTCGGGGTCTAGGAGGCGCTCGTCTGCCCACTGACTCGCCGTCTCCGGGGAGATGTCGAGATGGAGCGGCACGAGCCGGCGCTCGCCACTTTGGTGGGCGTCGAGTACGGAGACCAGCGAGCCGCCGGATTCGATTTGCTCGGCCACCTGGTCGGGACTGAGTCCGAGATGGTGGCCAAGCAGGCGGTTGCGCACGTGGGTAATCTGTTGTCGGGTGTGCTCATCGTGCGCCTCGAGCACGAAATCGCACTCGCTGTCTACACCCAGCGAGCGGTTCGACAGGTTGGCGGAGCCGATATGGAGCAGACGATCGTCGACCACACAGATCTTGGCGTGCACGTAGACCTTCTTGCAGTCGCCGTCGTCTTCGACCTCCGGATGAACGATGCGAAAGCGATCATGCTCATCAGCCTCGCGCAACCGCTCGACGGCTCGAGCTCGCAGGGAGTCGAGGGTCGCCTCCTCGATCATGCCGGCGGCGTCCTCGGGAACGATGATCACGATCTCGGGTCCGTCTTCCTCTTCGAGCCGCCGCGCGAGCCCGTCGGTGAGCTTCGACGACGACAGATATTGGCTCTCCAAGTAGATTTGGTCTTGGGCTGCAGCGAACGAATCGAGAAAGAGCGCCTCAATTTCGCGCACCTCCTCCTCTACGAGCCACTCGGGTAAGGTGCGCGCGATGCCGACCTCGACATCCTCGAAGTCAGGCTCGAGGTCGCCCGGCCACAGCCCCTGACGAGGCTGCGCCGCCTCGATTTGCTCGTCGAGCGCATGCTGCCAACGCCAACGCGCGAATTTGGCGACCTCGCGAGCGGCGTCACCGTTGAAGACGGTGTGGGCATCGTGAAACGGATCGAAGCTCAACCGATTGGGGGTTTGGCGACGCTCGTCGTGAACTCGATGCTCAGCCGTATCCCAGCGCCGCTGGGCTATGTCGATACCTCCGACAAACGCCAACGAGTCGTCCACCGTCACGATCTTTTGGTGATGGGACGTCCCCATCGGCGCGGTCTCGTCGTGGGCGAACTCGACGTTGTCGGGTGCCTTTTGCCAAAACCGCAATCGCTGCATCATCTCGCGCTCGAAGCTGTAGATGATGTCCTCTTCCCAGACCAGCACCCGCACCTTTAGCTCGGGGTGCTCGCGAGCGCAGTCGTTGATGAGTTGCAACAGGTCGCGCGCGTCGTCGTCCCGTCGGCGCATCCGAACGCGCGAGTGGATATCCCAGCCGATGATCACAATCGACTCGCGGGCCAATTCGAAAGCGTCGGCGACGACCTCGAAAAACGTGGCCGTGTCGTCGAGCACCGACGCGCGTTGGGCCATCGCGGTCTGCCAGCAGTTTTCGCCGGCTCTGAGAATGTGCGAGTCAGTCATCAAAATCCCACGTCGAAGGCGCAATCTTCTCGCGCTCCTCAATGTAA
It encodes:
- a CDS encoding VTT domain-containing protein, whose product is MTDSHILRAGENCWQTAMAQRASVLDDTATFFEVVADAFELARESIVIIGWDIHSRVRMRRRDDDARDLLQLINDCAREHPELKVRVLVWEEDIIYSFEREMMQRLRFWQKAPDNVEFAHDETAPMGTSHHQKIVTVDDSLAFVGGIDIAQRRWDTAEHRVHDERRQTPNRLSFDPFHDAHTVFNGDAAREVAKFARWRWQHALDEQIEAAQPRQGLWPGDLEPDFEDVEVGIARTLPEWLVEEEVREIEALFLDSFAAAQDQIYLESQYLSSSKLTDGLARRLEEEDGPEIVIIVPEDAAGMIEEATLDSLRARAVERLREADEHDRFRIVHPEVEDDGDCKKVYVHAKICVVDDRLLHIGSANLSNRSLGVDSECDFVLEAHDEHTRQQITHVRNRLLGHHLGLSPDQVAEQIESGGSLVSVLDAHQSGERRLVPLHLDISPETASQWADERLLDPETPWHAEQVAKRLLPAHEKRTSINYAGLVGLLAVLVVLAALWHWTPLGEWASPRNLAMMVEPISQSWWSVPLAILTFVALSVLAFPTSVLILAMGFIFGALWGSLYGLIGAMLSAAASYGIGNAIGADSVGKIAGKRFGQIHTWVAERGVWSVVAVRMVPVAPYGVVNLAVGSSRIPLRDFMWGTLIGMTPGIILKGLFGDELADFIANPDLVSLVVLVGIVGLFAVGGFFIRRWTRGKGSAKPSPRPESDAGEGDPRSLAAASAEA